From the genome of Lotus japonicus ecotype B-129 chromosome 6, LjGifu_v1.2, one region includes:
- the LOC130724336 gene encoding uncharacterized protein LOC130724336: MESVQSWVSEHKLTSIGALWASGIGATLLAYSRTKSPMKPSLRLIHARMHAQALTLAVLSGAAAYHYYENRSVLPNRAADSPALNVTQLVEWELQSPF, translated from the exons ATGGAGTCAGTTCAATCATGGGTTTCAGAGCACAAGCTCACCAGCATTG GGGCACTCTGGGCCTCTGGGATTGGAGCAACACTTCTAGCTTATTCACGCACTAAGTCTCCAATGAAGCCAAGTCTAAGGCTCATCCATGCTAG GATGCATGCACAGGCACTAACTCTAGCAGTGCTATCAGGAGCAGCTGCTTATCATTATTATGAGAATCGTTCTGTTCTGCCAAATCGAGCAGCAGATAGTCCTGCTCTGAATGTCACCCAGCTTGTTGAATGGGAGCTTCAAAGtcctttttaa
- the LOC130725001 gene encoding uncharacterized protein LOC130725001: protein MESFRQRCSEEPERSHVSSPRTTRLDRHRRAEARRALSGDLRLQNECLQEQLEYYHLKQWNEEEKEAEAVAEARPFSAAVREVTIPDGMTSLVLKTYDGRTNPQDHLLRFNVKMAICAVSNAVKCRILPSTFRGVAMTWFMALPQGSIKKFRDFASKFLGQFSAGEVEDLFQIRQEERETLKQYTERYSAASARFEEAEPRTCVCAFKSGLTSGKVSCELGRKPARSMTEVSARARDYIIEEEDNACKRKRVRAIKVSLARKRIQDKEASNVRKVKEVGQLIKKFKGKPLYSRKESVERKRSRRATNSRRRKRPEGDASDELEKSLLEATIVETGEDGEYGIHPWHDVKGRSKWCEYHNLEGHNTSDCLSLKGQIKQLIKVRQPRVVGHGLDRDNIKRAPNAGNEKINMAKEKKAEEDVDDRGGAIARTVNAITGGPYGGDITSAARQKQVEAVASVQGYPAPFGCQHPDIVVSSADFEGIKAHTDDPLVVMVRINGLNVLRVLLDQGSSADIIYGDAFG from the coding sequence ATGGAATCGTTTCGCCAACGATGTAGTGAGGAACCGGAGCGGAGCCACGTTTCTTCCCCGCGCACCACAAGGTTAGATAGACATCGCCGTGCGGAGGCACGCCGTGCACTGAGTGGCGACTTAAGACTGCAAAATGAGTGTTTACAGGAGCAATTGGAATACTATCACCTTAAGCAGTGGaatgaggaggagaaggaggctGAGGCTGTTGCGGAGGCCAGACCATTCTCGGCAGCAGTGCGAGAGGTGACCATACCGGACGGTATGACAAGCCTCGTGTTGAAGACGTACGACGGACGAACCAATCCGCAAGATCATCTGCTACGTTTCAATGTGAAGATGGCGATATGCGCGGTTTCTAATGCGGTAAAGTGTAGAATACTTCCGTCCACATTCCGAGGCGTAGCAATGACCTGGTTTATGGCCCTGCCACAAGGATCCATAAAGAAATTCCGCGACTTTGCGTCGAAATTTCTGGGCCAGTTCTCTGCCGGCGAGGTCGAGGATCTGTTTCAGATTCGGCAGGAGGAGCGAGAGACGTTGAAGCAGTACACGGAACGGTACAGCGCCGCGTCCGCAAGATTTGAAGAGGCGGAACCTCGGACATGCGTATGCGCTTTTAAGAGCGGATTGACGTCAGGAAAGGTGAGCTGCGAGCTGGGTAGGAAACCAGCGCGCTCAATGACGGAGGTAAGCGCCCGAGCGAGAGACTACATCATAGAAGAAGAGGACAACGCATGTAAGAGGAAACGCGTGAGGGCGATAAAGGTGTCGCTGGCGAGGAAACGGATACAGGACAAGGAAGCAAGTAATGTGCGGAAGGTTAAGGAAGTTGGccaattaattaagaaattCAAGGGAAAGCCACTTTATTCGAGAAAAGAGAGCGTGGAGCGCAAGCGCTCTCGGCGAGCAACTAACTCTCGCCGACGAAAGAGGCCAGAGGGGGACGCGAGCGATGAATTGGAAAAGTCACTCCTGGAGGCGACAATTGTGGAAACAGGCGAGGATGGCGAGTACGGAATTCACCCCTGGCATGACGTCAAGGGTCGGtccaagtggtgtgaatatcacaACCTGGAAGGCCATAACACCAGTGACTGTTTATCTCTGAAGGGCCAAATTAAGCAGTTGATCAAGGTGAGGCAACCACGGGTCGTAGGACATGGGTTGGACAGGGACAACATAAAGCGAGCGCCAAATGCAGGAAATGAGAAGATAAATATGGCGAAAGAGAAGAAAGCAGAGGAAGACGTCGACGACAGGGGTGGAGCGATAGCCAGAACGGTTAATGCAATCACAGGGGGCCCTTACGGCGGCGACATCACATCAGCGGCAAGGCAAAAGCAGGTAGAGGCGGTGGCATCGGTCCAGGGATATCCAGCTCCATTTGGGTGCCAACACCCAGATATAGTAGTATCATCcgcagattttgagggaatcaaGGCCCATACAGATGATCCGTTggtggtaatggtaagaattAATGGGTTGAATGTGTTGAGGGTGCTTTTGGACCAAGGCAGCTCAGCAGATATCATCTACGGGGACGCGTTCGGATAG